In one window of Streptomyces roseofulvus DNA:
- a CDS encoding amidohydrolase — MTHDPAATDPVRPAPIPTDPVHTDPVHAELDRLAEKTAAQVIAWRRHLHRHPELSNREEGTARLIAGHLRALGLDEVRTGIAGHGVVGVLRGTAAGGDGRVAALRADTDALPVRDLCGEDFASRVVDADYPGGPFPVSHACGHDCHTAMLMGAATVLAGVRDRLPGTVVLVFQPAEEGPPVNETGGALAMVEAGAFVDPVPTMAFGMHVTPYPKGYVGYRVGNQYGASVLVRITLTGRQVHGSTPWQGVDPMPAAGAVLTGIGQLYRQVSAFDPVTVTIGHVEDVGRFNIIGETVTLWGTVRCAVESDMAEVRDRLRRLAEHSAAAYGATAEVDYLQPVPPVHNAEPWVTAALPTLRRVAGAERVTETGATLGYDDVSEFIARFGGLYVMLGVQDAVLDADGMPVPEEGGRGLVTNHHPRFYADDDTLVTGVRLHAHVAYDHLRGALLPAG, encoded by the coding sequence ATGACGCACGATCCCGCCGCCACCGACCCCGTCCGACCCGCGCCCATCCCCACCGACCCTGTCCACACCGACCCCGTCCACGCCGAGCTCGACCGGCTGGCCGAGAAGACCGCCGCGCAGGTGATCGCCTGGCGCCGCCACCTCCACCGGCACCCCGAGCTGTCCAACCGGGAGGAGGGCACGGCCCGGCTGATCGCCGGCCATCTGCGCGCCCTGGGGCTCGACGAGGTCCGCACGGGGATCGCCGGACACGGCGTGGTCGGCGTGCTCCGTGGCACGGCCGCCGGGGGCGACGGCCGGGTGGCGGCCCTGCGCGCGGACACCGACGCGCTGCCGGTGAGGGACCTGTGCGGGGAGGACTTCGCCTCGCGGGTGGTGGACGCGGACTACCCCGGCGGCCCGTTCCCCGTCTCCCACGCCTGCGGCCACGACTGCCACACGGCGATGCTGATGGGGGCCGCGACGGTCCTCGCCGGGGTGCGCGACCGGCTGCCGGGCACCGTCGTCCTCGTCTTCCAGCCCGCCGAGGAGGGACCGCCGGTGAACGAGACCGGCGGCGCGCTCGCCATGGTCGAGGCGGGCGCCTTCGTCGACCCGGTGCCGACGATGGCGTTCGGCATGCACGTGACGCCGTACCCGAAGGGGTACGTGGGCTACCGGGTGGGCAACCAGTACGGGGCCTCCGTACTGGTCCGGATCACCCTCACCGGCAGGCAGGTGCACGGCTCCACCCCGTGGCAGGGCGTCGACCCGATGCCGGCCGCCGGGGCGGTGCTCACCGGGATCGGGCAGCTGTACCGCCAGGTGTCGGCCTTCGACCCGGTCACCGTCACCATCGGGCACGTCGAGGACGTCGGGCGCTTCAACATCATCGGCGAGACGGTGACGCTCTGGGGCACCGTCCGCTGCGCCGTGGAGTCCGACATGGCCGAGGTGCGGGACCGGCTCCGGCGGCTCGCCGAGCACTCGGCGGCGGCGTACGGGGCGACGGCCGAGGTGGACTACCTCCAGCCGGTGCCGCCGGTGCACAACGCCGAGCCGTGGGTGACGGCGGCGCTGCCGACCCTGCGGCGGGTCGCGGGCGCGGAGCGGGTCACCGAGACCGGGGCGACCCTCGGCTACGACGACGTCTCCGAGTTCATCGCGCGCTTCGGCGGGCTGTACGTGATGCTCGGCGTCCAGGACGCCGTCCTGGACGCCGACGGGATGCCGGTGCCGGAGGAG
- a CDS encoding TMEM165/GDT1 family protein, whose translation MHLDPLAIVTAFGLIFLAELPDKTMFASLAMGTRMRPLYVWFGTSAAFAVHVAIAVGAGSLLGLLPGWIVKLVSALMFGFGAFVLLRAGGDDDEEDTAGKTVTGFWPVFSTAFMAVFISEWGDLTQITTANLAATNGTASTAVGSFLALTSVSALALVAGRFIAKRVPLKTVQRVGGVCMAGLAIWSLVEVFTG comes from the coding sequence ATGCACCTCGACCCCTTGGCGATCGTCACCGCCTTCGGGCTCATCTTCCTCGCCGAGCTTCCCGACAAGACGATGTTCGCGTCGCTCGCCATGGGCACGCGCATGCGTCCCCTCTACGTGTGGTTCGGCACCTCCGCGGCCTTCGCGGTGCACGTCGCCATCGCCGTCGGCGCCGGCAGCCTCCTCGGGCTGCTCCCCGGCTGGATCGTCAAGCTCGTCTCCGCGCTGATGTTCGGCTTCGGCGCCTTCGTCCTGCTGCGCGCCGGGGGCGACGACGACGAGGAGGACACGGCCGGCAAGACGGTCACCGGCTTCTGGCCGGTCTTCTCGACCGCGTTCATGGCCGTCTTCATCAGCGAATGGGGCGACCTGACCCAGATCACCACCGCCAACCTCGCCGCCACCAACGGCACCGCGTCGACCGCGGTCGGCTCCTTCCTGGCGCTCACCTCGGTCTCGGCGCTGGCCCTGGTCGCCGGCCGCTTCATCGCCAAGCGCGTCCCGCTCAAGACCGTCCAGCGCGTCGGCGGCGTCTGCATGGCGGGCCTCGCGATCTGGTCCCTCGTCGAGGTCTTCACCGGCTGA